The [Pseudomonas] carboxydohydrogena genome includes a window with the following:
- a CDS encoding YbjN domain-containing protein, with protein MSLLDISLDSASSPLAVVEEIAASNDLAFERSGEDEVTIVYKGRFTDYQISFTWMPEIEALHVACAFDMKIPVARRAEVQRLIAAANEQMWVGHFDLWSQSGVVMHRQSLLLPGNMSASNAQCETMFETAVMACERYFPAFQFVVWSGKTAVEAMSAAMFDTMGEA; from the coding sequence ATGTCCCTCTTGGACATCTCTCTCGATTCAGCATCCAGCCCGCTCGCGGTCGTCGAGGAAATCGCGGCCAGCAACGATCTTGCCTTCGAGCGCTCCGGCGAGGACGAAGTCACGATCGTCTACAAGGGCCGCTTCACCGACTATCAGATCTCCTTCACCTGGATGCCGGAGATCGAGGCCCTGCACGTCGCCTGCGCCTTCGACATGAAGATTCCGGTCGCACGCCGCGCCGAGGTGCAGCGCCTGATCGCAGCCGCCAACGAGCAGATGTGGGTCGGCCATTTCGATCTCTGGTCGCAGTCGGGCGTGGTGATGCACCGGCAGTCGCTGCTGTTGCCGGGCAACATGAGCGCCTCGAACGCACAATGCGAGACGATGTTCGAAACCGCCGTGATGGCCTGCGAGCGTTACTTCCCCGCCTTCCAGTTTGTGGTCTGGAGCGGCAAGACCGCAGTCGAGGCGATGTCGGCGGCGATGTTCGACACCATGGGCGAGGCGTAA
- the proC gene encoding pyrroline-5-carboxylate reductase codes for MTTSSNAPANLNGSIVLAGAGKMGGAMLSGWLAQGVAADRLAVIDPAPSDDITSLTAKGLRINPAQPGDVAVLVMAVKPQMFADAAPQLRTLVKPATLVISIMAGMPIAKLSQACGGKVVRAMPNTPAAIGRGITVAVAEAGVGQQQRDIADALLRATGSVEWIDDEALMDAVTAVSGSGPAYVFLLAEELARAGIAAGLSPELATRLARETVAGSGELLHRSELSSETLRKNVTSPGGTTAAALEVLMGPGGFQPLLTRAVAAATKRSRELAK; via the coding sequence ATGACCACATCCTCCAATGCACCCGCAAACCTGAACGGCTCCATCGTGCTTGCGGGCGCGGGCAAGATGGGCGGCGCGATGTTGTCGGGCTGGCTTGCGCAGGGCGTGGCCGCCGACAGGCTCGCGGTGATCGATCCCGCGCCTTCGGATGACATCACGTCGCTGACCGCGAAGGGCCTGCGCATCAATCCAGCTCAGCCCGGTGACGTCGCCGTGCTGGTGATGGCCGTGAAACCGCAGATGTTCGCGGACGCGGCACCTCAACTGCGTACGCTCGTGAAGCCGGCCACGCTGGTGATTTCGATCATGGCGGGCATGCCGATCGCCAAGCTCTCGCAGGCCTGCGGCGGCAAGGTGGTGCGGGCGATGCCGAACACCCCGGCCGCGATCGGACGCGGGATCACCGTCGCGGTTGCCGAAGCAGGCGTCGGCCAACAGCAACGCGATATCGCCGATGCGCTGCTGCGCGCCACCGGCAGCGTCGAATGGATCGACGACGAGGCGCTGATGGACGCCGTCACCGCCGTGTCGGGTTCGGGACCGGCCTATGTCTTCCTGCTCGCCGAAGAGCTTGCCCGCGCCGGCATCGCGGCAGGCCTGTCGCCGGAATTGGCCACGCGGCTTGCACGCGAGACGGTGGCGGGCTCGGGCGAGTTGCTGCACCGCTCGGAATTGAGCAGCGAGACGCTGCGCAAGAACGTCACTTCGCCCGGCGGCACCACCGCAGCCGCGCTCGAGGTGCTGATGGGTCCGGGCGGCTTTCAGCCGCTGCTGACGCGCGCCGTGGCCGCCGCAACAAAACGATCGCGGGAACTGGCGAAGTAA
- a CDS encoding ATP-binding protein — translation MNILESVKSVLHPLLRGLSTLNEWFARGLKELMPKGLYARALLIIIVPMVILQSVVAFVFMERHWNTVTRRLSAAVVQDISALIDVYKTYPQDKDRVQFKRIAQTRLGLVVDFLPPNDMPPPGPKPFFSLLDQALSLQLSRQIGRPFWIDTVGRSSLVEIRIKLDDAVMRVYAQRSAAYASNSQIFIFWMLGTSSILLIVAVLFLRNQIRPILHLADAAENFGKGRDAPNFRPRGAREVRRAAQAFMEMKERVERSIEQRTTMLAGVSHDLRTILTRFKLELALLGDGTEADGMRKDVDEMSGMLEDYLAFARGDSGEQATPTDMAQALEELRGDAERHGHPATVTFDGDPMVTVRPASFKRCLANLVSNAARHADTISITGYRDDRWLTVTVDDDGPGIPLHLREEVFKPFLRLDDARNQDEGGTGLGLAIARDIARAHGGDITLGDSPLGGLRAAVRVPV, via the coding sequence ATGAATATTCTCGAATCCGTAAAGTCAGTGCTGCATCCCCTGCTGCGGGGACTTTCGACGCTGAACGAATGGTTCGCGCGCGGCCTCAAGGAACTGATGCCGAAGGGACTTTATGCGCGCGCGCTGCTCATCATCATCGTGCCGATGGTGATCCTGCAATCCGTCGTTGCGTTCGTGTTCATGGAGCGGCACTGGAACACGGTGACGCGGCGCCTGTCGGCGGCGGTGGTGCAGGATATCTCCGCGCTGATCGATGTCTACAAGACCTATCCGCAGGACAAGGACCGCGTGCAGTTCAAGCGCATCGCGCAGACGCGGCTCGGTCTCGTGGTGGATTTCCTGCCGCCCAACGACATGCCGCCGCCGGGCCCGAAGCCGTTCTTCTCGCTGCTCGATCAGGCGCTGTCGCTGCAACTGAGCAGACAGATCGGCCGTCCGTTCTGGATCGATACGGTGGGACGATCCAGCCTCGTGGAAATTCGCATCAAGCTCGACGATGCGGTGATGCGCGTCTACGCGCAGCGCAGCGCGGCCTATGCCTCGAACTCGCAGATCTTCATCTTCTGGATGCTCGGCACGTCGTCGATTCTTCTGATTGTCGCGGTGCTGTTCCTGCGCAACCAGATCAGGCCGATCCTGCATCTGGCCGACGCCGCCGAGAACTTCGGCAAAGGGCGCGACGCACCGAACTTCCGGCCGCGTGGCGCGCGTGAGGTGCGGCGAGCGGCGCAGGCTTTCATGGAGATGAAGGAGCGCGTCGAGCGCAGCATCGAACAGCGCACCACCATGCTCGCGGGCGTCAGCCACGACCTGCGCACCATCCTGACCCGCTTCAAGCTCGAACTGGCATTGCTCGGCGACGGTACGGAAGCCGATGGCATGCGCAAGGACGTCGACGAGATGAGCGGCATGCTGGAGGATTATCTCGCCTTCGCGCGCGGTGACAGCGGCGAGCAGGCGACGCCGACCGACATGGCGCAGGCGCTGGAGGAATTGCGCGGCGACGCGGAACGGCACGGCCATCCGGCGACCGTGACTTTCGATGGCGATCCGATGGTCACGGTGCGCCCGGCCTCGTTCAAGCGCTGTCTCGCCAACCTCGTCTCGAATGCGGCGCGCCACGCCGATACGATCTCGATCACAGGCTATCGCGACGACCGCTGGCTGACGGTGACGGTGGATGATGACGGCCCCGGCATTCCGCTGCATCTGCGCGAGGAAGTGTTCAAGCCGTTCCTGCGGCTCGACGATGCGCGCAATCAGGACGAGGGCGGCACCGGCCTCGGCCTTGCCATCGCCCGCGATATCGCCCGCGCCCATGGCGGCGACATCACGTTGGGCGACAGCCCGCTCGGCGGCCTGCGCGCAGCGGTGCGCGTGCCGGTGTAA
- a CDS encoding response regulator, whose amino-acid sequence MSETAAGAKRLKPINDEAPHLLLVDDDRRIRDLLSRFLGNEGYRVTTAKSAAAARAKLTGLDFDLLILDVMMPGETGFEFARSLRETSQVPIIMLTARHEAESRIEGLQIGADDYVAKPFEPRELLLRIANILKRVAPAAVEAVESVAFGPYVYHLERGELRNGEEVVHLTDREREMLRILATSPGETVPRGALTGNGANGNERAVDVQINRLRRKIERDPANPLFLQAVRGVGYRLVASP is encoded by the coding sequence GTGAGCGAGACGGCGGCCGGTGCAAAAAGGCTGAAGCCGATCAACGACGAGGCGCCGCATCTGCTGCTGGTGGATGACGACCGCCGCATCCGCGATCTCTTGTCGCGCTTCCTCGGCAATGAAGGCTATCGCGTCACCACGGCGAAAAGCGCCGCCGCCGCGCGCGCCAAACTGACCGGGCTGGATTTCGATCTCCTGATCCTCGACGTGATGATGCCGGGCGAGACCGGTTTCGAATTCGCACGGAGCTTGCGCGAAACCTCGCAGGTGCCGATCATCATGCTGACCGCGCGGCATGAAGCGGAAAGCCGGATCGAAGGCTTGCAGATCGGCGCCGACGATTATGTCGCAAAGCCGTTCGAGCCGCGAGAACTGCTGTTGCGCATCGCCAACATCCTCAAGCGGGTGGCGCCGGCCGCGGTGGAGGCGGTGGAGTCGGTTGCGTTCGGGCCTTACGTCTATCATCTGGAGCGCGGCGAACTGCGCAACGGCGAGGAAGTCGTCCATCTCACCGACCGTGAGCGCGAAATGCTGCGCATCCTCGCGACCTCGCCGGGCGAAACCGTGCCGCGCGGCGCGCTGACCGGCAATGGCGCCAACGGCAACGAGCGCGCGGTGGACGTCCAGATCAACCGCCTGCGCCGCAAGATCGAACGCGATCCCGCCAATCCCTTGTTCCTGCAAGCGGTGCGTGGTGTCGGCTACCGTTTGGTGGCTTCGCCATGA
- a CDS encoding MarR family winged helix-turn-helix transcriptional regulator yields MADINLKTLRTELSGSRSLPPEVRWDIVELLFFAYRDFVGDADHVLEEFGFGRAHHRVMHFVQRYPGLKVADLLEVLRITKQSLGRVLKQLLDEGYIIQRAGDSDRRQRLLFATAKGEALVVKLASLQTMRIDRALAQLGPEGAISVRKFLLGLIDHDDPDKVLEVILKGASPDMRTRS; encoded by the coding sequence ATGGCTGACATAAATTTGAAAACCCTCAGAACCGAGCTTTCGGGCAGCCGATCCCTGCCGCCCGAGGTGCGCTGGGACATCGTCGAACTGCTGTTCTTCGCCTATCGCGATTTCGTCGGCGATGCCGACCATGTGCTGGAGGAATTCGGCTTCGGCCGCGCGCATCATCGCGTGATGCATTTCGTCCAGCGCTATCCGGGACTGAAGGTCGCAGACCTGCTGGAGGTTCTGCGCATCACCAAGCAATCGCTCGGGCGGGTGCTGAAGCAGCTTCTCGACGAGGGCTACATCATCCAGCGGGCCGGCGACAGCGATCGTCGGCAGCGTCTTCTTTTCGCCACGGCCAAGGGCGAAGCGCTGGTGGTGAAACTGGCAAGCCTTCAGACCATGCGCATCGACCGTGCGCTGGCGCAGCTCGGCCCGGAGGGCGCTATCAGTGTCCGCAAGTTCCTGCTCGGCCTCATCGACCATGACGATCCCGACAAGGTGCTTGAGGTCATACTCAAGGGCGCCAGCCCGGACATGAGGACGAGATCGTGA
- a CDS encoding branched-chain amino acid aminotransferase — MGVSFDKIDGAVLLEFDKQLAANPTPANDRMAKLADPGFGRIFTDHMAVVRYNHTKGWHGARIESRASFALDPATAVLHYAQEIFEGLKAYRRADGGVNLFRPDANARRFWNSAERMAMAPLPEHVFIDAVEHLVRTDRDWIPGGEGSLYLRPFMIANEIFLGVKPSAEYIFAVIASPVGSYFKGGPAPVSIWISENYTRAAVGGTGAVKCGGNYAASLRAQAEAIEHGCDQVVFLDAVQRRYIEELGGMNIFFVFDDGSLLTPPLGTILPGITRDSIITLAREAGTLVREEPYTIDQWRADAASGKLKEAFACGTAAVISPIGKVHSTSGDFAINGGTAGPVAMGLRKQLVDIQYGRTADAHNWIRKVF; from the coding sequence ATGGGCGTGTCCTTCGACAAAATCGATGGCGCGGTCTTGCTGGAATTCGACAAGCAACTCGCAGCGAATCCCACGCCCGCAAACGACCGCATGGCAAAACTCGCCGATCCCGGGTTTGGCCGCATTTTCACCGATCACATGGCTGTCGTCCGCTACAACCACACGAAGGGCTGGCACGGCGCACGCATCGAATCCCGCGCGAGCTTCGCCCTGGACCCCGCGACGGCCGTCCTGCACTACGCCCAGGAGATTTTCGAGGGCCTCAAGGCCTACCGGCGCGCCGATGGCGGCGTGAACCTGTTCCGCCCCGACGCCAATGCGCGGCGTTTCTGGAATTCGGCGGAACGCATGGCGATGGCGCCGCTGCCGGAGCACGTGTTCATCGACGCCGTCGAGCATCTGGTGCGCACCGACCGCGACTGGATTCCGGGCGGCGAAGGCAGCCTCTATCTGCGGCCTTTCATGATCGCCAACGAGATCTTCCTCGGCGTCAAGCCGTCCGCTGAATACATCTTCGCCGTGATCGCATCGCCGGTCGGCTCCTACTTCAAGGGCGGGCCTGCCCCCGTCTCGATCTGGATCTCGGAGAATTACACGCGCGCGGCTGTCGGCGGCACCGGCGCGGTCAAGTGCGGCGGCAATTATGCCGCCAGCCTGCGCGCGCAAGCCGAAGCCATCGAGCATGGCTGCGATCAGGTGGTGTTCCTCGATGCGGTCCAGCGCCGCTATATCGAAGAACTCGGCGGCATGAACATCTTCTTCGTGTTCGACGACGGCTCGCTGCTGACGCCGCCACTCGGCACCATCCTGCCGGGCATCACGCGCGACTCGATTATCACGCTCGCACGGGAAGCCGGGACGCTCGTGCGCGAGGAGCCCTACACCATCGACCAGTGGCGCGCCGATGCCGCCAGCGGGAAGCTGAAAGAAGCCTTCGCCTGCGGCACGGCGGCGGTGATCTCGCCGATCGGCAAGGTGCATTCGACGAGCGGCGATTTCGCGATCAATGGCGGCACGGCCGGTCCGGTCGCGATGGGCCTGCGCAAGCAACTGGTGGATATTCAGTACGGCCGCACGGCGGATGCGCACAACTGGATCAGGAAAGTCTTCTGA
- a CDS encoding MATE family efflux transporter: MLFNAQGSDEPRLWRDEFRAMLELGWPLVLTNLVQIALTTTDVIVVGRLGPEPLAAATLGVNLYLAVLLFGIGLLTATSPMMASAIGRKLHMVRDVRRTFRQGLWSALIVAVPSWIVLWQAEAILIAFRLDSALAAEAAVFMHHLQWGLLPSLGYIVLRSFVAALERPVWALLVTGLGFVFNIAANYALVFGHFGFPAMGLSGAGTATALSNLFLFVGMVIVVMRAARFRRYRLFGHWWRPDWPRLRTLWRIGLPIGATVMFEITVFNAAVFLMGQFGTDAIAAHAIAIQIASTTFMVPMGVGQAATVRVGLAYGARDADGITRAGWTAFALAIAFMAAMSALMLAEPRLLIAAFVDLNDPANAAVISLAASFLMWAAIFQIADGAQVVGAGMLRGLQDTRVPMIYAAIGYWGIGMSLGLLFAFRFGFGGTGIWIGLASGLAVVACAMIGRWMRRARLGLVPGNENAAA; the protein is encoded by the coding sequence ATGCTCTTCAACGCACAAGGAAGCGACGAGCCACGTTTGTGGCGCGATGAATTTCGCGCCATGCTCGAACTCGGCTGGCCGCTGGTCCTGACCAATCTGGTGCAGATCGCGCTGACCACGACGGATGTGATCGTGGTGGGTCGTCTCGGGCCGGAGCCGCTCGCCGCAGCCACCCTCGGGGTCAATCTCTATCTCGCCGTGCTGCTGTTCGGCATCGGCCTTCTGACCGCGACGTCCCCGATGATGGCAAGCGCGATCGGCCGCAAACTTCATATGGTGCGCGACGTGCGCCGCACTTTTCGCCAGGGGCTGTGGAGCGCCTTGATCGTCGCGGTGCCGAGCTGGATTGTGTTGTGGCAGGCGGAAGCGATCCTGATCGCGTTCCGGCTCGATTCCGCGCTCGCGGCGGAAGCGGCCGTCTTCATGCATCATCTGCAATGGGGATTGTTGCCGTCGCTCGGCTACATCGTGCTGCGTTCGTTCGTCGCCGCACTGGAGCGGCCGGTGTGGGCGCTGCTCGTCACCGGTCTGGGGTTTGTCTTCAATATCGCCGCGAACTACGCGCTTGTGTTCGGCCATTTCGGTTTTCCGGCGATGGGGTTGAGCGGCGCGGGCACGGCGACGGCGCTGTCGAACCTGTTTCTGTTCGTCGGCATGGTGATCGTGGTGATGCGCGCGGCGCGTTTTCGCCGCTATCGCCTGTTCGGCCATTGGTGGCGGCCGGACTGGCCGCGATTGCGGACGCTGTGGCGGATCGGGCTGCCGATCGGCGCGACCGTGATGTTCGAGATCACGGTGTTCAACGCGGCCGTGTTCCTGATGGGGCAGTTCGGCACCGATGCCATCGCCGCCCATGCCATCGCGATCCAGATCGCATCCACCACGTTCATGGTGCCGATGGGCGTGGGACAGGCGGCGACGGTGCGTGTCGGTTTGGCCTATGGCGCGCGCGATGCGGACGGAATCACCCGCGCGGGCTGGACCGCCTTCGCGCTGGCCATCGCCTTCATGGCGGCGATGAGCGCTCTGATGCTTGCCGAGCCGCGCCTGCTGATCGCGGCCTTTGTCGACCTCAACGATCCGGCTAATGCCGCGGTCATCAGCCTTGCGGCATCGTTCCTGATGTGGGCGGCGATCTTCCAGATCGCCGACGGCGCGCAGGTGGTCGGCGCGGGAATGCTGCGCGGCCTACAGGATACAAGGGTGCCGATGATCTACGCCGCTATCGGCTATTGGGGCATCGGCATGTCGCTCGGCCTGCTGTTCGCGTTCAGATTCGGCTTCGGTGGCACCGGAATCTGGATTGGCCTCGCCTCGGGCCTTGCGGTGGTCGCCTGCGCGATGATCGGCCGCTGGATGCGCCGCGCCCGATTGGGACTGGTGCCGGGAAACGAAAACGCCGCAGCGTAG
- the prmB gene encoding 50S ribosomal protein L3 N(5)-glutamine methyltransferase, whose product MARKTKKIARPAPRRKAAPLAKPGELLTLLDFLRYAVSRFNEAELVFAHGTTDPVSEAAFLVSEALHLAPDQFETFAQARVSKAEAAKLLHLIEQRVRTRKPVAYLVNKIYMRGLPFYVDERVIVPRSFIGELLDSHFSGESEMPLIDDPGSVGRVLDLCTGSGCLAILAAQTFFNATLDAVDLSKDALAVAATNVADYGLGDRIALHKGDLFAPLGNERYDLIISNPPYVDAEGMASLPPECRHEPKLAFDGGTDGIAIVRRIVKEAARHLTPNGGLLCEVGRCREAVEDAFPSLPLLWLDTEESEGEVFWVGAQDLV is encoded by the coding sequence ATGGCGCGCAAGACGAAGAAGATCGCGCGCCCTGCGCCGCGCCGCAAGGCTGCTCCACTCGCGAAGCCCGGCGAGTTGCTGACGCTACTGGATTTCCTGCGCTATGCGGTGAGCCGTTTCAACGAGGCCGAACTTGTGTTCGCGCATGGGACCACCGATCCGGTATCCGAGGCGGCATTCCTCGTCAGCGAAGCGTTGCATCTGGCACCCGACCAGTTCGAGACTTTCGCGCAGGCGCGCGTGAGCAAGGCGGAAGCCGCGAAACTGCTGCATCTGATCGAACAGCGCGTGCGCACGCGCAAGCCTGTCGCCTATCTCGTCAATAAAATCTACATGCGCGGCCTGCCGTTCTATGTCGATGAGCGCGTGATCGTGCCGCGCTCCTTCATCGGCGAGTTGCTGGATTCGCATTTCAGCGGCGAGAGCGAGATGCCGCTGATCGACGATCCCGGCAGCGTCGGGCGCGTGCTCGATCTCTGCACCGGCTCGGGCTGTCTTGCCATTCTCGCGGCGCAGACGTTCTTCAATGCGACGCTGGATGCGGTCGATCTCTCGAAGGATGCGCTCGCGGTGGCGGCGACAAACGTCGCCGATTACGGTCTCGGGGATCGCATCGCGCTGCACAAGGGCGATCTGTTCGCGCCGCTCGGCAACGAGCGCTACGACCTCATCATCTCCAACCCGCCTTATGTCGATGCGGAAGGCATGGCGTCGCTGCCGCCGGAATGCAGGCATGAGCCGAAGCTCGCCTTCGACGGCGGCACGGACGGCATCGCCATCGTGAGGCGGATTGTGAAGGAGGCCGCGCGCCACCTCACACCGAACGGCGGACTTCTGTGCGAAGTCGGCCGCTGCCGCGAGGCGGTGGAGGATGCTTTCCCGAGCCTGCCGCTGCTCTGGCTTGATACGGAGGAATCCGAGGGCGAGGTGTTCTGGGTCGGCGCGCAGGATCTGGTCTGA
- a CDS encoding molybdenum cofactor biosynthesis protein MoaE gives MTIPITVRVQHDDFDVALETRMLIANRPDIGAVVSFIGICRSGDDDLAISEMTLEHYPGMAETEIRRHAEEARRRWPLSGVTVIHRFGTVTPGDNIVLVLTASSHREAAFQAAEYLMDYLKTNAPFWKSEKRLSGTKGVWVEAHSADDAAASRWEHK, from the coding sequence ATGACGATCCCGATCACAGTCCGTGTGCAGCATGACGATTTCGACGTCGCGCTCGAAACCAGAATGCTGATCGCGAACCGCCCGGACATCGGCGCGGTGGTGAGTTTCATCGGCATCTGCCGCAGCGGCGATGACGATCTGGCGATTTCGGAAATGACGCTGGAGCATTATCCCGGCATGGCGGAAACCGAAATCCGCCGCCACGCCGAAGAAGCGCGCCGCCGCTGGCCGTTGTCGGGCGTCACCGTGATCCATCGCTTCGGCACCGTCACGCCGGGCGATAACATCGTGCTGGTACTGACGGCGTCATCGCATCGCGAGGCGGCATTTCAGGCGGCGGAGTATCTGATGGACTATCTCAAGACCAACGCGCCGTTCTGGAAATCCGAAAAGCGCCTGTCGGGAACCAAAGGCGTCTGGGTCGAGGCGCACAGCGCTGACGACGCGGCGGCCTCGCGCTGGGAGCACAAGTAA
- the moaD gene encoding molybdopterin converting factor subunit 1, producing MKVLYFAWVRERIGKAEETIDPPAAIRTVGDLIGWLTQRGEEYARAFEKPAIIRAAIDHTHVKPDAAIAGAREIAFFPPMTGG from the coding sequence ATGAAGGTTCTTTATTTCGCATGGGTGCGCGAGCGCATCGGCAAGGCGGAAGAGACGATCGATCCGCCCGCCGCCATCCGGACGGTCGGTGATCTGATCGGCTGGCTGACGCAGCGCGGCGAGGAATACGCTCGCGCTTTCGAGAAGCCCGCGATCATCCGCGCCGCCATCGATCATACCCATGTGAAACCGGACGCCGCGATCGCGGGCGCGCGCGAGATCGCGTTCTTTCCGCCGATGACCGGCGGTTGA
- the pgsA gene encoding CDP-diacylglycerol--glycerol-3-phosphate 3-phosphatidyltransferase, with protein MSSVTTRKPLKHSFALPNILTYSRIAAVPIVVACMYAQSIGNGPLWLRWVALAVFIIAAVTDFFDGYYARMWNQQSAFGRMLDPIADKLLVASCLLMLAADETIKGWSLWAAIVILCREILVSGLREYLAALHVRVPVTQLAKWKTTVQLVAIGFLIAGEAGEAILPPTIPIGITLLWISALVTLYTGWDYFRSGIHHLVEDE; from the coding sequence ATGTCCAGTGTGACCACCCGCAAGCCGCTCAAACACTCGTTTGCGCTGCCGAACATCCTGACCTATTCGCGGATCGCGGCCGTGCCGATCGTGGTCGCCTGCATGTATGCCCAGTCGATCGGCAACGGACCCTTGTGGCTGCGCTGGGTCGCGCTCGCGGTCTTCATCATTGCCGCGGTCACCGATTTCTTCGATGGCTATTACGCGCGGATGTGGAATCAGCAATCCGCGTTCGGGCGAATGCTCGATCCGATCGCCGATAAATTGCTGGTGGCGTCGTGCCTTCTGATGCTGGCGGCGGATGAAACCATCAAGGGTTGGTCGCTGTGGGCGGCGATCGTGATCCTGTGCCGCGAAATTCTGGTGTCGGGGTTGCGCGAATATCTCGCCGCGCTCCATGTCCGCGTCCCGGTGACGCAGCTTGCGAAGTGGAAGACCACTGTTCAACTGGTGGCTATCGGGTTTCTGATCGCGGGTGAGGCGGGCGAGGCGATCCTGCCGCCGACCATCCCGATCGGAATCACGCTGTTGTGGATATCGGCTCTCGTCACGCTCTATACCGGCTGGGATTATTTCCGTTCCGGCATCCATCATCTGGTGGAGGATGAGTGA